The following are encoded together in the Zingiber officinale cultivar Zhangliang chromosome 8A, Zo_v1.1, whole genome shotgun sequence genome:
- the LOC122008973 gene encoding uncharacterized protein LOC122008973, producing MARFNCFSSLLIPKKKKSDKPSNPLHVRWLNNMRDLRAKPELVHPLDKGTKEASFEVKSPLTKLSKSKDGALTKNPAVVEAAYEGGDEHDDVQSIKKDFSVIDLHALAGEKGELESPDFNHECSSINVRKNNSQKNEGITSETLIESGHVSDPGMGKTMSFGGSPLLKRSCSMIERKRNCQLPPISPSKSHSYGDLKKLSGHGIESHDILGSPLSVVTSCSADKVILKKKSSSQVLPSRSRKLWWKLFLWSHRNLHRISFSKPERKFLPVVASNQKDGYCSDTLQSSPTVDIKKKKPMEEPHVIAGLWPQNQWVAFCAESSLDRVSAWVHSLEDGPFFPTDNDDISAGANGEIAMVKAGEHSQKNHAHTSKHASEEIVQANNIIKSLNSLHSVAHISGMGLKVIPAISAFTSLREVNLSNNFIVRISHGSLPKSLHTLDLSRNKISAIEGLKQLTKLRLLNLSYNRISHIGHGLSNCIIIKELYLVGNKISEVEGLHRLLKLSVLDLSFNKITTANALGQLVANYNSLLALNLLGNPIQTHIGDDQLQKFVCSLLPHLVYLNKQPTKPHRSREAVTDNVAKAALGSIGWNSRKRPTRHAVLNLSSPTKGITNGSEQKNKRRSKSRRQHSFLTRK from the exons ATGGCAAGGTTCAATTGCTTCTCTAGTCTTCTCAtcccaaagaagaagaaatctgat AAACCATCTAATCCACTCCATGTCAGATGGTTGAACAATATGAGAGATTTGCGAGCTAAACCAGAATTAGTTCATCCTCTTGATAAGGGAACAAAGGAGGCATCTTTTGAGGTAAAAAGCCCTTTGACTAAATTGAGTAAAAGCAAGGATGGAGCTTTGACTAAGAATCCAGCAGTGGTTGAGGCAGCTTATGAGGGAGGTGATGAGCACGATGACGTTCAATCAATAAAGAAAGACTTCTCTGTCATCGATCTCCATGCACTAGCTGGAGAGAAAGGTGAACTTGAATCACCTGATTTTAATCATGAATGCAGCAGTATCAACGTGAGGAAGAATAACTCACAGAAAAATGAAGGGATCACTTCTGAGACGCTGATTGAAAGTGGACATGTGAGTGATCCTGGAATGGGAAAGACAATGTCTTTTGGGGGCTCTCCATTGCTGAAGCGATCATGCTCCATGATTGAAAGAAAGAGAAATTGTCAATTGCCTCCTATATCACCTTCCAAGTCTCATTCCTATGGAGATCTGAAGAAGTTGTCTGGACATGGCATAGAATCACATGACATTTTAGGCAGCCCATTATCAGTAGTGACCTCTTGCAGCGCTGACAAGGTAATTCtaaagaagaaatcttcaagtcAGGTGCTTCCCTCAAGAAGTAGAAAACTCTGGTGGAAGCTTTTTCTTTGGAGCCATAGGAATCTCCATAGGATCTCGTTCTCAAAACCAGAAAGGAAATTCCTTCCAGTAGTAGCCTCAAACCAGAAAGATGGTTACTGTTCCGATACACTCCAATCAAGTCCTACTGTTGACATAAAGAAGAAGAAACCAATGGAAGAGCCTCATGTTATTGCTGGTTTATGGCCTCAGAATCAATGGGTTGCTTTTTGTGCAGAATCATCTTTAGACAGAGTTAGTGCTTGGGTCCATAGTCTGGAAGATGGCCCCTTTTTCCCAACTGACAATGATGATATATCAGCTGGAGCTAATGGTGAGATAGCTATGGTTAAGGCAGGGGAACATTCACAAAAGAACCATGCTCACACGAGCAAGCATGCTTCGGAGGAAATTGTGCAGGCCAACAACATCATTAAGTCTCTCAATTCTTTGCATTCAGTAGCTCATATTTCAGGTATGGGCTTAAAAGTTATACCTGCAATTTCAGCGTTTACTAGCCTCCGAGAAGTCAATTTATCAAACAATTTCATAG TTCGTATTTCTCATGGATCATTACCTAAGAGCCTGCATACACTTGACTTATCAAGGAACAAGATTTCCGCAATCGAAGGTCTCAAACAGTTGACGAAGCTAAGGCTACTAAATCTAAGTTATAATAGAATCTCGCATATTGGCCATG GACTGTCAAATTGCATTATCATAAAAGAGCTATACCTTGTTGGCAACAAGATCAGCGAAGTGGAAGGACTCCACAGGCTCTTGAAGCTCAGCGTTCTTGATCTAAGCTTCAACAAGATCACGACAGCAAATGCCTTAGGCCAGCTTGTTGCTAACTATAATTCCCTCTTGGCCCTCAACCTGCTCGGGAACCCAATTCAGACTCATATTGGGGATGACCAGCTCCAAAAATTTGTCTGCAGCCTCCTCCCCCATCTTGTCTACCTCAACAAGCAGCCGACTAAACCCCACAGATCTAGGGAGGCAGTGACCGATAATGTTGCCAAGGCTGCACTTGGGAGCATTGGCTGGAACTCCCGGAAACGGCCAACAAGGCATGCAGTATTGAATTTAAGCTCTCCAACTAAGGGAATCACCAATGGGAGTGAGCAAAAGAACAAACGCAGATCAAAAAGCAGGCGGCAGCACTCATTTCTGACACGAAAATAA
- the LOC122008974 gene encoding putative dihydroflavonol 4-reductase — MGKVLVTGASGFLGGRLCHRLLAEGHAVCAFVRRSSDLSSLPLSYPALELAYGDVTDLPSLVDALQGCDALFHAAALVEPWLPDPSRFFTVNVGGLQNVLRAFQETKTLKKIIYTSSFFALGPTDGYIADEKQIHQGQTFCTEYEKSKAVADKIALQAAADGTPIVLLYPGVIYGPGKLTAGNVIARILIERFNWRLPGYIGDGNDRESLCHVDDVVSGHVAAMHKGRLGERYLLTGENVSLNQVFDKAAAITKTSKPYLHIPLGIIEIYGFISVFFSRITGKLPLISYPTVRVLRHQWAYSCDKAKEELRYSPRNLNEGLSEMLLGLKASGMIRY; from the exons ATGGGGAAGGTTTTGGTGACGGGAGCTTCGGGCTTCCTCGGCGGCCGCCTCTGCCACCGGCTCCTTGCTGAGGGCCACGCCGTCTGTGCCTTCGTGCGGCGAAGCAGCGACCTCAGCTCCCTGCCCCTCTCGTACCCCGCGCTTGAGCTCGCCTACGGGGACGTTACCGACCTACCCTCTCTCGTCGATGCCCTCCAGGGCTGTGACGCCCTCTTCCATGCCGCTGCGCTCGTCGAGCCCTGGCTGCCCGACCCTTCCAGATTCTTCACA GTAAATGTGGGAGGTCTACAGAATGTGTTGCGAGCATTTCAAGAAACAAAGACACTGAAGAAGATTATATACACATCGTCCTTTTTCGCTCTTGGTCCAACTGATGGCTACATTGCAGATGAGAAACAG ATACATCAAGGACAGACATTTTGCACAGAATATGAAAAGTCTAAAGCTGTTGCAGATAAAATTGCATTGCAAGCTGCAGCTGATGGGACACCAATTGTTCTTCTTTACCCAGGAGTCATCTATGGTCCCGGGAAACTTACAGCTGGAAATGTTATTGCACGAATA CTGATCGAGCGTTTTAATTGGAGGCTACCTGGTTATATCGGTGATGGGAATGATAGGGAATCACTTTGCCATGTCGACGATGTGGTCAGTGGACATGTTGCAGCTATGCATAAGGGACGACTAGGCGAACGCTACTTGCTCACCGGAGAAAACGTATCACTTAATCAAGTCTTTGACAAGGCCGCAGCCATCACCAAAACAAGCAAGCCATATCTCCACATCCCCCTGGGCATAATAGAAATCTATGGCTTTATATCTGTTTTCTTTTCTCGAATCACAGGAAAGCTTCCACTCATCAGCTACCCC ACTGTGAGGGTGTTGAGACATCAATGGGCATACTCGTGTGATAAGGCCAAAGAGGAGTTGAGATATAGCCCGAGAAACTTGAACGAAGGGCTGTCTGAGATGCTTCTCGGGCTCAAAGCATCAGGGATGATTAGATACTGA